CCCCTACCCTATCGATATGCGGTGAGAGACCGACTGCCGCGCCATCAAAATGTCTCTGGATATTCTGATAAGTGAGCTGGCGGGAAAGATCCACACCCTTGAAGATATGAGGATCTTCCACGTTTTCCATATAGAAAGAAATCCCGTATGCGCCTTTGCCGTTTACATGCTCCGTCACCCGGATCGATTCATCCGCCAAGTTCTTCTTGAAAACCTCATATCCGGACGAAGCGTTCAAAGCCCTGAACACATGGTCATAGAGATAATGCATCTGTTCATCGGCGCTCATGCCCCGGCCATCAAAACGGATATTACCAAAACGATATTTCTGAGGAAGTGAAGCGTCCTTCAGGTAAAAGCCTGAATCCTTGATGCCATAGACATAATAGGATTTGTCCTTCTTGGTGACCAGACGCATATACAATCCTTCTTGCTCCAGGTTCCTTCGGAAATCGGATGTACTTTCGGAAAAAGAGTAGATGCGGTCAAGCTGTTGTAACAATTCATCCTTGAACAAGGGTTTGAAAAAGCCTCCTTTTTCCAGCAATACGAAAAGGTCGTCATAATTTTCATCGCCCAGCAGGACACGCCACTCTTCATTGGCCAGTTTTATTTCTTGCAAGGGTTTATCCAAAGACTGGTATGTATCGGACTGTTTCAGAACAGCCGATACCTTATCCTTATAACTGTAACTACGCATGGCTTTTTTCAAGGCCGCATAGAAATAATAGTTACGGTACTGCGATTCTCCCAATGTGGTTTTCCTGCTGTTTTCCTTTACCAAAGGCAACAATCCATACTTCTGCTCCAGTGCCCTTGAAATCTTCTCAGAACGGCTGTAATTATTCCCGGAAGGAATGCTCTTGCCTTCCTCATCGATAGTGGTCAGCAGCACATGCACATGGCTGTGTGCCTTGTCGGTATTTAGGACAACGGCATAACAGGACTTTCCGTACCCCATCCCCTCGATGTATTCCCCGGTAAGAGAAAGCCACTGTTCATCGGAAAGGCTTT
This genomic interval from Parabacteroides timonensis contains the following:
- a CDS encoding relaxase/mobilization nuclease domain-containing protein, coding for MIAEIQPSFSSHLSMSRKIEYQLFKVKEGNGKVLCTSTGDELAAMPAYMKLISQLNDRVKLPYTEFILSLYPGESLSDEQWLSLTGEYIEGMGYGKSCYAVVLNTDKAHSHVHVLLTTIDEEGKSIPSGNNYSRSEKISRALEQKYGLLPLVKENSRKTTLGESQYRNYYFYAALKKAMRSYSYKDKVSAVLKQSDTYQSLDKPLQEIKLANEEWRVLLGDENYDDLFVLLEKGGFFKPLFKDELLQQLDRIYSFSESTSDFRRNLEQEGLYMRLVTKKDKSYYVYGIKDSGFYLKDASLPQKYRFGNIRFDGRGMSADEQMHYLYDHVFRALNASSGYEVFKKNLADESIRVTEHVNGKGAYGISFYMENVEDPHIFKGVDLSRQLTYQNIQRHFDGAAVGLSPHIDRVGEFRERVDREAFYMQGGGVTSIPEFDITGSGKKSQEDDFMPSKKKRKRKSGPDFSL